The nucleotide window AGCTGGACAGTAGCAAACCTGAAACACTACCTGGCCTCTCCGGCAACCTTCATCCCCAATAACAACATGGCGTTTTCCGGAATCAGTTCAGAGGCCGATCGTGATGCAGTGGTTGCCTATCTGCAGACTCTGACATCGGATGGCCCAATGGTCGGCGCGTCAAGCAGCTTTGATTATGGCGGGCTGAAGCAAGGAACAGGACGGGAAGATGTATACGCCGTCTGTTCACGCTGTCATTCCATTATGCTGGTTAAGCAGCAAGGCATGAGCCGCTCCCGCTGGACCGACACGCTCGTATGGATGGTCGAAGAGCAGGGCATGGATGAACTGTCCGGGGATCAGCATGAACGTATTCTCGACTATCTGGCGAAATACTATGGTCAAT belongs to Amphritea atlantica and includes:
- a CDS encoding cytochrome c family protein codes for the protein MVRQLTAALILSLLSGLIGYQSAFADQANLAARGKQLVLVCKGCHTLAEGEPHSIGPNLWNVVGRKVASAAGFEYSDAFKQFEGSWTVANLKHYLASPATFIPNNNMAFSGISSEADRDAVVAYLQTLTSDGPMVGASSSFDYGGLKQGTGREDVYAVCSRCHSIMLVKQQGMSRSRWTDTLVWMVEEQGMDELSGDQHERILDYLAKYYGQ